The following proteins come from a genomic window of Hymenobacter canadensis:
- a CDS encoding TetR family transcriptional regulator C-terminal domain-containing protein gives MKQQPTPAPEAAFSPKERIKQAYLDYVLRKGKPPISVFKLTQKLGLPEQEFYASYPNFDAIDREIWADFGREARATAAREPVWEQYGAREKLLGFYYTLIEILKHNRSYALQSLRRSLSKMPGLTPRVLDDFRQDFEAFVEDLLREGRRTEEVASRHLVQHGYPRFFWQQQLFVLGFFAKDDSVNFERTDAAIEKGVTLSFDLVGRNTLDSATDFVRFLVRR, from the coding sequence ATGAAACAGCAACCCACGCCCGCTCCTGAAGCGGCTTTCTCGCCCAAAGAACGGATCAAGCAAGCCTACCTCGACTACGTGCTGCGCAAAGGCAAGCCGCCGATTTCGGTGTTCAAGCTGACCCAAAAACTAGGGCTGCCCGAGCAGGAATTCTACGCCAGCTACCCTAATTTCGATGCCATCGACCGGGAAATCTGGGCCGACTTTGGCCGCGAGGCCCGCGCCACGGCCGCCCGCGAGCCGGTATGGGAGCAGTACGGCGCCCGCGAAAAGCTGCTGGGCTTTTACTACACACTGATCGAGATTCTCAAGCACAACCGCAGCTACGCCCTGCAAAGCCTGCGCCGCTCGCTCTCCAAAATGCCCGGCCTCACGCCCCGCGTGCTGGACGATTTCCGGCAGGATTTTGAGGCCTTCGTGGAAGATTTGCTGCGCGAGGGTCGTCGCACCGAGGAAGTGGCCAGCCGCCACCTGGTGCAGCACGGCTACCCCCGCTTCTTCTGGCAGCAGCAGCTATTCGTGCTCGGCTTTTTCGCCAAAGACGACAGCGTAAACTTCGAGCGCACCGACGCCGCCATCGAGAAAGGCGTCACGCTGAGCTTCGACCTGGTGGGTCGCAACACCCTAGATTCCGCCACCGATTTCGTGCGTTTCCTGGTGCGCCGGTAA
- a CDS encoding dienelactone hydrolase family protein gives MKKLWTLCAALLSVVSVASAQSTMSCCTKSAAGQAATEVFAMLASNEDFSGGHDAPLPFTYAGEGSMIEFKTADGQMGKAFEIKSKTKSDKYLFVIHEWWGLNDYIKQEAGRFAEELPGVNVIALDLYDGQVATDADMAGKLMQGVKTERAQAIINGALTYAGPKAQISSIGWCFGGGWSIQTALLAGSKAKACVAYYGMPEKDVAKLKTLNTDVLFVFAKQDKWINQEVVDQFSKDMATAKKGLMVKTYDADHAFANPSNPKYSKDMATDAHAASVAYLKKSLKLK, from the coding sequence ATGAAAAAACTCTGGACCCTTTGCGCCGCGCTGCTAAGCGTAGTATCGGTGGCCTCAGCCCAATCGACGATGAGCTGCTGCACCAAGTCCGCCGCCGGCCAAGCCGCTACTGAGGTATTCGCTATGCTGGCCTCCAACGAGGACTTCTCCGGCGGCCACGATGCCCCGCTACCCTTCACCTACGCTGGCGAAGGCAGCATGATTGAGTTCAAGACGGCCGATGGCCAGATGGGCAAAGCCTTTGAAATCAAGAGCAAGACCAAGTCGGACAAGTACCTCTTCGTGATTCACGAGTGGTGGGGCCTGAATGATTATATCAAGCAGGAAGCCGGCCGCTTCGCCGAGGAACTGCCCGGCGTCAACGTCATTGCCCTCGACCTCTACGACGGCCAGGTAGCCACCGACGCCGACATGGCTGGCAAGCTGATGCAGGGCGTGAAAACCGAGCGTGCCCAAGCCATCATCAACGGCGCCCTTACTTACGCCGGCCCCAAAGCCCAAATTAGCAGCATTGGCTGGTGCTTCGGCGGCGGCTGGAGCATCCAGACGGCCCTGTTGGCCGGCTCCAAAGCCAAAGCCTGCGTGGCCTACTACGGTATGCCCGAGAAGGACGTAGCCAAGCTCAAGACGCTGAATACCGACGTGCTGTTCGTCTTCGCCAAGCAGGATAAGTGGATCAACCAGGAGGTAGTGGACCAGTTCAGCAAGGACATGGCCACCGCCAAAAAAGGCCTCATGGTGAAAACCTACGACGCCGACCACGCCTTCGCCAACCCCTCCAACCCCAAGTACAGCAAGGACATGGCCACCGACGCCCACGCCGCCTCAGTTGCCTACCTCAAGAA
- a CDS encoding pyruvate carboxylase — MNIRKLLVANRGEIAIRVLRAATELGIQTVAIYTYEDRYSLHRYKADEAYQVGRDDEPLKPYLDIEGIIRTAKENGANAIHPGYGFLSENATLARRCGEEGLIFVGPRPEVMEALGDKVAAKKVAVACQVPIIESSEADLIDAETAISEAHRIGYPVMLKAASGGGGRGMRIIRDDEQMERGFFEARNEALKAFGDDTVFLEKFVEQPKHIEVQLVADNYGGLTHLYERDCSVQRRYQKVVEVAPSLNLPDHMRHLLYEYALRLGRAVNYNNVGTVEFLVNPEHDRIYFIEVNPRIQVEHTVTEMITGIDLIKTQLHIADGRRLTDPEIGLGPDVKPLKIGVAIQCRITTEDPTKDFKPDYGTITAYRSAGGFGIRLDQGSVYTGVKVSPFFDSLLVKVSTHAPSLADAAQKMARTLDEFRVRGVSTNIQFLQNIIAHPVFMAGEANVDFIKDHPELFKFKTRQDRATKVLSFLGDVIVNGNPDVRNLLDPRRELRKPRLPEADLTATPPPGTKQKLTELGPDEFAKWLRHDKQIHYTDTTLRDAHQSLLATRMRTFDMLKVAERYARQHPQTFSLECWGGATFDVALRFLHEDPWERLAKLRAAVPNILLQMLIRGANGVGYKAYPDNLTERFVQQAAETGIDVFRIFDSLNWMPGMEACINFVRNKTDRLAEASICYTGDILDPKRNQKYNLDYYLRLARQIEDAGAHILCIKDMAGLLKPYAATELITALRDTISLPIHLHTHDTSSLQPATYLKAVEAGVDVIDVALGSLSGLTSQPNFNSVVEMMRGQERHREYNQQSLNEFSNYWETVREHYYPFESGLKAGTSEVFQHEIPGGQYSNLRPQAASLGLLDKFETVKTTFADVNQLFGDIVKVTPSSKVVGDMALFLVSNNLTTRDVLEKGATLNFPESVRELFRGDIGQPEGGWPRDVQQVILKDETPFTDRPNEHLAPIDFEAEWQKFEEKFGQRGKFTDVLSWLLYPKVFEQYWGHQQEFGDVSVVPTPVFYYGLQPGDETLIEIARGKSIIVSLQSIGPVNEEGNRTIFFNLNGQTRNLEIRDTSVEVKKIQNPKADKANPRQVGAPLQGLLSRVLVESGQEVKRNAPLFIIEAMKMETTITAPDDTVVQAVSLTEGSLVNADDLVLTLG, encoded by the coding sequence ATGAACATCCGCAAACTGCTGGTCGCCAACCGGGGCGAAATTGCGATTCGCGTGCTGCGCGCCGCCACCGAGCTGGGCATTCAGACCGTGGCCATCTACACCTACGAAGACCGCTACTCGCTGCACCGCTACAAGGCCGACGAAGCCTACCAGGTGGGCCGCGACGACGAGCCGCTCAAGCCTTATCTGGATATTGAAGGCATCATCCGGACGGCCAAAGAAAACGGGGCCAACGCCATCCATCCCGGCTATGGCTTCCTGAGCGAAAACGCTACCCTGGCCCGGCGCTGCGGCGAGGAAGGCCTCATCTTCGTAGGGCCCCGGCCCGAGGTGATGGAAGCCCTCGGCGACAAGGTAGCGGCCAAAAAAGTGGCCGTAGCCTGCCAGGTTCCCATTATTGAGAGCAGCGAGGCCGACCTGATAGATGCCGAAACGGCCATCTCGGAAGCCCACCGTATTGGCTACCCCGTGATGCTGAAGGCGGCCAGCGGCGGCGGCGGCCGCGGCATGCGTATCATCCGCGACGACGAGCAGATGGAGCGCGGCTTCTTCGAGGCCCGCAACGAAGCCCTCAAGGCCTTCGGCGACGACACCGTGTTTTTGGAGAAGTTCGTGGAGCAGCCCAAGCACATCGAGGTGCAGCTGGTGGCCGACAACTACGGCGGCCTCACGCACCTGTATGAGCGCGACTGCTCGGTGCAGCGCCGCTACCAGAAAGTAGTGGAAGTGGCGCCCTCGCTGAACCTGCCCGACCACATGCGCCACCTCTTATATGAGTATGCGTTGCGCCTAGGCCGGGCCGTGAACTACAACAACGTGGGCACCGTGGAATTCTTGGTGAACCCCGAGCACGACCGGATTTACTTCATCGAGGTGAACCCCCGCATTCAGGTGGAGCACACCGTGACGGAGATGATTACGGGCATCGACCTGATTAAAACCCAGCTCCACATTGCCGACGGCCGCCGCCTCACCGACCCCGAAATCGGACTGGGGCCCGACGTGAAGCCGCTGAAAATCGGGGTGGCTATTCAGTGCCGCATCACTACCGAAGACCCCACCAAAGACTTCAAGCCCGATTACGGCACCATCACGGCCTACCGCTCGGCGGGCGGCTTCGGCATTCGGCTGGATCAGGGCTCGGTGTACACCGGCGTGAAAGTGTCGCCGTTCTTTGATTCCTTGCTGGTGAAGGTGTCGACGCATGCGCCCAGCTTGGCTGATGCGGCCCAGAAAATGGCCCGCACCCTCGACGAGTTTCGGGTGAGGGGCGTGAGCACCAACATCCAGTTTCTGCAGAACATCATTGCCCACCCGGTCTTCATGGCCGGCGAGGCCAACGTGGACTTCATCAAGGACCACCCCGAGCTGTTCAAGTTCAAGACCCGGCAGGACCGCGCCACCAAGGTGCTCAGCTTCCTCGGCGACGTGATTGTGAACGGCAACCCCGACGTGCGCAACCTGCTGGACCCGCGCCGCGAGCTGCGCAAGCCCCGCCTGCCCGAAGCCGACCTGACCGCCACCCCGCCGCCCGGCACCAAGCAGAAGCTCACGGAGCTGGGCCCCGATGAGTTTGCTAAGTGGCTGCGTCACGACAAGCAGATCCACTACACCGACACCACCCTGCGCGACGCCCACCAGAGCCTACTGGCCACCCGCATGCGCACTTTCGATATGCTGAAGGTGGCCGAGCGCTACGCCCGCCAGCACCCGCAGACGTTTTCGCTGGAGTGCTGGGGCGGGGCCACGTTTGATGTGGCGCTGCGCTTCCTGCACGAAGACCCCTGGGAGCGGCTGGCCAAGCTGCGCGCCGCCGTGCCCAATATCCTGCTGCAGATGCTGATCCGTGGGGCTAACGGCGTGGGCTATAAGGCCTACCCCGACAACCTGACGGAGCGTTTCGTGCAGCAGGCCGCCGAAACTGGCATCGACGTGTTCCGCATCTTCGATTCGCTGAATTGGATGCCGGGCATGGAGGCCTGCATCAACTTCGTGCGCAACAAAACCGACCGCCTCGCCGAAGCCAGCATCTGCTACACCGGCGACATTCTGGACCCCAAGCGCAACCAGAAGTACAACCTCGACTACTACCTGCGCCTGGCCCGCCAGATTGAGGACGCCGGCGCCCATATTCTGTGCATCAAGGACATGGCCGGGCTGCTGAAGCCCTACGCCGCCACCGAGCTGATTACGGCCCTGCGCGACACCATCAGCCTGCCCATCCACCTGCACACCCACGACACCAGCAGCCTGCAGCCTGCCACCTACCTGAAAGCCGTGGAAGCCGGCGTGGATGTGATTGACGTGGCGCTGGGCAGCCTCTCGGGCCTCACCTCGCAGCCCAACTTCAACTCGGTGGTGGAGATGATGCGCGGGCAGGAGCGGCACCGCGAGTACAATCAGCAATCCCTCAACGAGTTCAGCAACTACTGGGAAACCGTGCGGGAGCATTATTATCCGTTTGAGTCGGGCTTGAAGGCCGGCACCTCGGAGGTGTTCCAGCACGAAATTCCGGGCGGGCAGTATTCCAACCTGCGCCCGCAGGCGGCCTCCCTGGGCTTGCTCGACAAGTTTGAAACCGTGAAAACCACGTTTGCCGACGTCAACCAGCTGTTCGGCGACATCGTGAAGGTGACGCCCAGTTCGAAGGTGGTCGGCGACATGGCCCTGTTCCTGGTCAGCAACAACCTCACCACCCGCGACGTGCTGGAAAAAGGCGCCACGCTCAATTTCCCCGAGTCGGTGCGGGAGCTGTTCCGCGGCGACATCGGGCAGCCCGAAGGCGGCTGGCCCCGCGACGTACAGCAGGTGATTCTGAAAGACGAAACCCCGTTCACGGACCGCCCCAATGAGCACCTGGCCCCCATTGACTTCGAGGCCGAATGGCAGAAGTTCGAGGAGAAGTTCGGGCAGCGCGGCAAGTTCACCGACGTGCTGTCGTGGCTGCTCTACCCCAAGGTATTCGAGCAATACTGGGGGCATCAGCAGGAATTCGGCGACGTGTCGGTGGTGCCCACGCCTGTGTTCTACTACGGCCTGCAGCCCGGCGACGAAACGCTCATCGAAATTGCCCGCGGCAAGAGCATCATCGTGAGCCTGCAGAGCATCGGGCCGGTGAATGAGGAAGGCAACCGCACCATCTTCTTCAACCTCAACGGCCAGACCCGCAACCTGGAAATCCGGGACACTTCGGTGGAAGTCAAGAAGATCCAGAACCCGAAAGCCGACAAAGCCAACCCGCGGCAGGTGGGCGCCCCGCTCCAGGGCCTGCTTTCGCGGGTGCTGGTGGAAAGCGGCCAAGAGGTGAAGCGTAACGCGCCACTGTTCATCATCGAAGCCATGAAGATGGAAACCACCATCACTGCCCCCGATGACACTGTCGTACAAGCCGTGAGCCTCACTGAAGGCAGCCTGGTGAATGCCGATGACTTGGTGCTGACACTGGGGTAG
- a CDS encoding META domain-containing protein yields MRTPLVLIATVLLATGCQTAAPVTTNAPDAEATSQAGQTGARTPDAALRNTRWVLRQLNSQPVPPPTNAEPYVVLRQDESNAEGNGSCNRFRGTFESAAAGQLRFGALLSTRMACASPDGNTTETGFMRALENTRTYRISGDTLRLFADGSATPAAVLHAVYLR; encoded by the coding sequence ATGCGTACTCCTCTGGTCCTCATAGCTACCGTGCTGCTGGCCACCGGCTGCCAAACTGCTGCTCCTGTCACTACCAATGCCCCTGATGCAGAGGCCACCAGCCAAGCCGGTCAGACGGGTGCCCGCACGCCGGATGCGGCACTGCGCAATACCCGTTGGGTACTGCGCCAGCTAAACAGCCAGCCAGTGCCGCCACCCACCAACGCCGAGCCCTACGTAGTACTGCGCCAGGATGAGTCCAATGCCGAGGGCAACGGCAGCTGCAACCGTTTCCGCGGCACGTTTGAGTCGGCGGCGGCAGGGCAGCTGCGGTTCGGGGCCCTGCTGTCCACTCGCATGGCCTGCGCCAGCCCCGACGGCAACACCACCGAAACCGGCTTTATGCGCGCCCTCGAAAACACCCGCACCTACCGCATCAGCGGCGACACCCTGCGGTTGTTTGCTGATGGCAGCGCTACGCCAGCGGCGGTACTGCACGCGGTGTATCTGCGGTGA
- a CDS encoding OmpA family protein, with product MSVLLVFRSLWACAVPNDPQAPVGIVGTVRSADNQLLAKASVVVVYVPTGKRHTTTTDAAGNFAVTELAVGGPYTVQVSQPNYQPEIVNDVFLLTGKTANGTFVLHPTADKAVANTRKKSGKEKLATGADAGPALLASAGGQAVAAVPTRYHLTYIQQCRIIPSGTGPAMASAQPMAAGQPAGTRPVTAATVTAAPVPARMASAVPTPAPTAAMAPATPAPANSKAAMISAPAARPAFRPGSRSPKTIEAPAIGGHYDAASGNYIYDTGTPTTLQLTNGRKLSGVGVNSIETKLHQFIADPKQQIDTVDRTKGWMSFDRVYFETGKATLTKESMQQLKNIALLLQSYPQTRIKLGGYTDSVGAYQMNRQLSEARARTAWAALVELGVSPARLEARGYGSNYPIASNTTPAGRAMNRRLSVRVINK from the coding sequence ATGTCTGTTCTACTCGTGTTTCGGTCTCTGTGGGCGTGTGCCGTGCCCAACGACCCTCAGGCGCCGGTAGGCATTGTAGGAACCGTGCGCTCGGCCGACAATCAGCTGCTGGCCAAGGCCTCCGTGGTAGTGGTGTACGTGCCTACCGGCAAGCGGCACACCACTACCACCGATGCCGCCGGCAATTTTGCCGTGACTGAGCTAGCCGTGGGCGGCCCGTACACCGTGCAGGTCAGCCAGCCCAACTACCAGCCGGAAATCGTGAATGACGTGTTTCTGCTGACGGGCAAAACTGCCAACGGAACCTTCGTGCTGCATCCCACTGCTGATAAAGCGGTAGCCAACACGCGCAAAAAATCCGGCAAGGAAAAGCTGGCTACCGGAGCCGATGCCGGCCCGGCACTGCTGGCCTCGGCCGGTGGGCAGGCCGTGGCAGCCGTGCCTACGCGCTACCATCTCACCTACATTCAGCAGTGCCGCATCATTCCGTCAGGCACCGGGCCGGCCATGGCTTCTGCCCAGCCAATGGCCGCCGGCCAGCCAGCCGGCACCCGGCCCGTAACTGCAGCGACCGTAACCGCCGCGCCCGTCCCGGCCCGAATGGCCTCTGCAGTTCCGACTCCGGCACCCACTGCTGCAATGGCACCTGCGACTCCTGCACCTGCTAATAGCAAGGCTGCAATGATCAGTGCTCCGGCGGCGCGGCCGGCGTTTCGGCCCGGCAGCCGTTCGCCCAAAACGATTGAAGCGCCGGCCATTGGCGGGCACTACGATGCCGCGTCGGGCAATTATATCTATGACACCGGTACTCCGACGACGCTGCAGCTAACCAACGGCCGCAAGCTGAGTGGCGTGGGTGTCAACTCGATTGAAACTAAGCTACATCAATTCATTGCTGACCCGAAGCAGCAGATAGACACTGTAGACCGTACCAAAGGCTGGATGAGCTTCGACCGGGTGTACTTTGAAACCGGCAAGGCTACCCTCACCAAGGAGTCGATGCAGCAGCTCAAAAACATTGCGCTCCTGTTGCAGAGCTACCCCCAGACCCGCATCAAGCTGGGCGGCTACACCGACAGCGTGGGCGCTTACCAGATGAACCGGCAGCTTAGCGAGGCGCGCGCCCGCACTGCCTGGGCCGCGCTGGTAGAGCTGGGCGTGAGCCCCGCGCGCCTGGAAGCCCGCGGCTACGGCTCCAACTATCCTATCGCCTCCAACACCACCCCCGCCGGCCGCGCCATGAACCGCCGCCTGAGTGTGCGGGTAATCAATAAATAG
- a CDS encoding ABC1 kinase family protein, which translates to MDDTPKSLTSLPTTKVARAARFAKTGLNVGANYVKHYAKRAVGADSPTADLHAANAAELYGTLSEMKGSVLKVAQMLAMEKNLLPTAYADQFAQAQYQTPPLSGPLVVKTFREAFGRSPFEVFDEFDIEARQAASIGQVHFARKDGRELAVKVQYPGVADSIRSDIRLVKPIALRVLGLDEATVRPYMQEVETRLLEETDYALELRRGQQIAAASAGLAHLQFAQYYPELSAARILTMDWLPGQHMKEFLETNPSQEVRNQLGQALWDFYMFQLNELRQVHADPHPGNFLLTTTDGGTVGVLDFGCVKEIPADVHRLFTALLTPETLADPAQLAALLEEGGVLRPDDPAARREFYVRTMRASLELVGRPFRQPTFDFGDPAYMQSLYALGDDLMQEPELRQQREPRGSEHFIYLNRTYVGLYALLTELRASIRTNPAE; encoded by the coding sequence ATGGACGATACCCCCAAGTCGCTTACCTCCCTGCCCACCACCAAAGTGGCCCGGGCGGCGCGTTTCGCCAAAACCGGCCTCAACGTGGGGGCCAACTACGTGAAGCACTACGCCAAGCGGGCCGTGGGAGCCGATAGCCCCACCGCCGACCTGCACGCGGCCAACGCGGCCGAGCTGTACGGCACGCTCAGCGAAATGAAAGGCTCGGTGCTGAAAGTGGCCCAGATGCTGGCCATGGAAAAGAACCTGCTGCCCACCGCCTACGCCGACCAGTTTGCCCAAGCTCAGTACCAAACTCCGCCGCTTTCTGGTCCGCTGGTGGTGAAAACGTTTCGGGAGGCGTTTGGCCGGTCGCCATTTGAGGTGTTCGACGAGTTTGATATCGAAGCCCGACAGGCGGCCAGCATCGGGCAGGTGCATTTTGCCCGCAAAGACGGCCGGGAGCTGGCCGTGAAGGTGCAGTACCCTGGCGTGGCCGACAGCATCCGCTCCGATATCCGGCTGGTGAAACCCATTGCCCTGCGCGTGCTGGGCCTTGATGAAGCCACCGTGCGCCCCTACATGCAGGAAGTGGAAACCCGCCTGCTCGAAGAAACAGACTACGCCCTGGAGCTGCGCCGTGGCCAGCAGATTGCCGCCGCCTCGGCCGGTCTGGCGCACCTGCAATTTGCCCAGTATTACCCCGAGCTGTCGGCCGCCCGCATCCTGACCATGGACTGGCTGCCCGGCCAGCACATGAAGGAGTTCCTTGAAACCAACCCCAGCCAGGAAGTGCGCAACCAGCTCGGCCAGGCCCTCTGGGACTTTTACATGTTCCAGCTGAATGAGCTGCGCCAGGTGCATGCCGATCCGCACCCCGGCAACTTCCTGCTCACCACCACCGACGGCGGCACCGTAGGCGTGCTGGATTTTGGCTGCGTAAAGGAAATTCCGGCCGACGTGCACCGCCTGTTTACGGCCCTGCTCACACCCGAAACCCTCGCCGACCCCGCCCAGTTGGCGGCGCTGCTAGAAGAAGGCGGCGTGCTCCGCCCCGATGACCCGGCCGCCCGCCGCGAATTCTACGTGCGCACCATGCGCGCCTCCCTGGAGCTGGTGGGCCGCCCCTTCCGCCAGCCCACCTTCGATTTCGGCGACCCAGCCTACATGCAGAGTCTCTATGCCCTCGGCGACGACCTGATGCAGGAGCCGGAGTTACGCCAGCAGCGCGAGCCCCGCGGCTCCGAGCACTTCATCTACCTCAACCGCACCTACGTGGGCCTCTACGCCCTGCTCACGGAGCTGCGCGCCTCCATCCGCACCAATCCTGCCGAATAA
- a CDS encoding SDR family NAD(P)-dependent oxidoreductase gives MEFADKNILIVGASSGIGLATARLLHKLKAHLFTASRHESAELAELGTTFLPLDVTQPFGTALDGLPEVLHGVVYCPGSIKLRPFERIPADDFRADFELNVMGAVQVLQASMKRLKKANGASVVLFSTVAADTGMAFHASIATAKAAVEGLTRALAAEYAASGVRVNAVAPSLTNTPLAAALLSTPEKLEAGAKRHPLQRIGEPEDLAYMASFLLSDHGSFITGQVMPVDGGMGRLK, from the coding sequence ATGGAATTTGCCGACAAAAACATCCTCATCGTAGGTGCCTCCTCGGGCATTGGCCTGGCTACGGCCCGACTTCTGCACAAGCTCAAGGCCCACCTGTTCACGGCCTCCCGCCACGAGTCGGCCGAGCTGGCTGAGTTGGGCACTACCTTTCTGCCCCTCGACGTGACCCAGCCTTTTGGCACGGCCCTGGATGGCCTGCCGGAGGTGCTGCACGGCGTGGTGTACTGCCCTGGCAGCATCAAGCTGCGCCCATTCGAACGGATTCCTGCCGACGATTTCCGGGCTGATTTCGAGCTGAACGTGATGGGCGCGGTGCAGGTGCTGCAGGCCAGCATGAAGCGGCTCAAAAAGGCCAACGGCGCATCGGTAGTGCTGTTCAGCACCGTGGCTGCCGATACGGGCATGGCGTTTCACGCCAGCATTGCCACCGCCAAAGCGGCCGTGGAAGGCCTAACCCGCGCTTTGGCCGCCGAGTACGCCGCCAGCGGCGTCCGGGTGAATGCCGTGGCCCCGTCGCTCACCAACACGCCGTTGGCCGCCGCTTTGCTTAGCACGCCTGAAAAGCTGGAAGCCGGCGCCAAGCGCCACCCACTCCAGCGCATCGGCGAGCCCGAGGATCTGGCCTACATGGCGTCTTTCCTCCTCTCCGACCACGGCTCCTTCATCACCGGCCAAGTAATGCCCGTGGATGGCGGTATGGGCCGACTGAAGTAG
- a CDS encoding cryptochrome/photolyase family protein encodes MKVSLFWHRRDLRFQDNAGLAAALQGEQPVVPLFIFDPEILDKLDNRQDARVMFIYDEVQRLTKEAEAAGGTMLVRYGKPEKVFAALLKELDVAAVHTNHDYEPYAATRDQAVTELLAKHQIPLHTYKDQVIFEKDEVQTKTGQPYKIYGPYKRSWLARLTEADYRPHPSADHLDKLARVPAGARPTLADMGFERSPEHIPGRRLASRTLEQYADTRDLPARDSTSRMGLHLRFGTVSIRHLVQRALEAKAEIWLSELIWRDFFMQLLWHFPHTAHESYDPKLRDIKWRNNEDEFRAWCEGRTGYPLIDAGMRQLNATGFMHNRVRMATASFLIKNLLIDWKWGEAYFAEKLLDYEMASNVGNWQWVAGTGADSQPWFRIFSPDSQLAKFDKQHAYVKQWVPEFGTPRYPKPMVEHPATRDRALAAYRASRDLHA; translated from the coding sequence ATGAAAGTATCCCTGTTCTGGCACCGGCGCGACTTACGCTTCCAGGATAATGCCGGGCTGGCCGCCGCGTTGCAGGGCGAGCAGCCGGTGGTGCCGCTGTTCATCTTTGACCCCGAAATCCTCGATAAGCTGGACAACCGCCAGGATGCCCGCGTCATGTTCATTTACGATGAGGTGCAGCGCCTGACGAAAGAGGCAGAGGCGGCCGGTGGCACCATGCTGGTGCGCTACGGCAAGCCGGAAAAGGTATTTGCCGCGCTGCTCAAGGAGCTGGACGTGGCCGCCGTGCACACCAACCACGACTACGAGCCCTACGCCGCCACCCGCGACCAGGCCGTAACCGAACTGCTGGCCAAGCACCAGATTCCGCTGCATACATACAAGGATCAGGTCATCTTCGAGAAGGACGAGGTGCAGACCAAAACCGGCCAGCCCTACAAGATTTACGGCCCCTACAAGCGCTCCTGGCTGGCCCGTCTCACCGAGGCCGACTACCGCCCCCACCCTTCCGCCGACCACCTCGATAAGCTGGCCCGCGTGCCGGCCGGCGCCCGCCCCACCCTGGCCGATATGGGCTTTGAGCGCAGTCCCGAGCACATTCCGGGCCGACGGCTGGCTTCCCGCACCCTAGAGCAATACGCCGACACCCGCGACCTGCCCGCTCGCGACTCCACCAGCCGGATGGGCCTGCATCTGCGCTTCGGCACCGTGAGCATCCGCCACCTGGTGCAGCGGGCGTTGGAGGCCAAGGCCGAAATCTGGCTGAGTGAGCTAATCTGGCGCGACTTCTTCATGCAGCTGCTCTGGCACTTCCCCCACACCGCCCACGAAAGCTACGACCCTAAGCTGCGCGACATCAAGTGGCGCAACAACGAGGACGAGTTCCGGGCCTGGTGCGAGGGCCGCACCGGCTACCCGCTCATTGACGCGGGCATGCGCCAGCTCAACGCCACCGGCTTCATGCACAACCGTGTGCGGATGGCTACGGCCAGCTTCCTCATCAAAAACCTGCTCATCGACTGGAAATGGGGCGAGGCCTACTTTGCCGAGAAGCTGCTCGACTACGAAATGGCCTCCAACGTGGGCAACTGGCAGTGGGTGGCCGGCACCGGCGCCGATTCGCAGCCTTGGTTCCGCATCTTTAGTCCCGATTCGCAGCTGGCCAAGTTCGATAAGCAGCACGCCTACGTGAAGCAGTGGGTGCCCGAGTTCGGCACGCCGCGCTACCCCAAACCCATGGTGGAGCACCCCGCCACCCGCGACCGGGCCCTGGCCGCCTACCGCGCCTCCCGCGACCTACACGCCTAG